The window ATTTTAATTCATAATAGTTTACAGTTTGACAAAATAAACACTTCTTTTGACGATTCTTTACAAAATATAGCTGTACGATTGAAATATGGCAATAGGGAAATTTCCTTTGTTTCTATATATAGTCCTGGCAGTAATCCTTTATTTTCTAAAGTAAAGTTCGATAATTTAATCAGTAATATACCTGGTCCCATGCTGATTGCTGGTGATTTTAACGCACTGCACACAGCATGGGGTTGTAGTGCCATTAATGCACGTGGTCGTGGCATTCTTGAAAGCATTAGTGACAAtgatttagttttattaaatgaTGGCGAATTGACTACAGTTGGCTCAAGCAGTTGGCAGAGGAATGCTCTTGATCTTGTAATGGTTTCTTCATCACTGGCACTTAATTGTGAGTGGTCAGTTCACAATGATCCGCTTGGCAGTTATCATTTACCTGTAATAACAAAGATTGAATTTAGTGATAACAGTTATTCTGATATACATTATCTTACATCTCCCACTCATTTTGATTTTCGTCTAGTAGATTGGGTAAAGTACAGTCATAATTTAGAGATTTTGTTGCAGAATTTTTACTATGATGATTCAGATCCTTTAAAATGTTACTCAGATTTGTTACTATTGTTGGATCTTGCATTGCATCATTCTGTCACAGCTAGTAGGAAGTCTACACAATCAGTTTTTACATACAAAACTCCTCAATCCAGATCTCGTAGGAAATATGTTCCACTGCCTTGGTGGAACAGTAATTGTACCAAAGCTGTGGAGGATTCTAAGGCCGCatatatagaatttaaaaatagtctGTCAGAGGAAAGTttccttaattttaaaaagatgcAAGCAattaaaaaacttgttttaaaaaaagaaaaaaattcaaGCTGGCTTTCTTTGTGTGAGACATTCAATCGTTGTACTCCCATATCTAGAATATGGAGAtttgttaaaaaatttaaaGGTTGTTCTGctccatataaaaatgtctaCACTGATTGGTTACATGACTTTTTGAGAAAATATACTCCTGATACTGTTGAGGCCCCTTTAAAATATGACCCTATTTACAATGAATGTAACAGTCAATATCTAGTGAAACCCTTTAGTTTACAAGAGTTTAAAACTGCAGTTCTTTCACGACGCGATACAGCTTATGGCCTTGATGGTATTCCATATAAGATGTTAAAAAACACAACAGATAAATCTAAGGCCATAAttctacaaatatataatttactttgGTCTAGTTCAGTTATACCTTTGGATTGGAAAAAAGATTGTTTGATTCCTGTATTAAAACCAAATAAAGATAAAACTAAGGCTAATTCTTATAGACCAATTGCTTTAACTTCCTGTTTAGGAAAAATTTTTGAACAATTAATAAAGCAGAGGCTCGAATttcatattgaaaaaaataacattttacctTCAAATCAGTTTGGCTTTCGTAGGGGCAAATCTTGTAGAGAGAGTATAGCTCATCTTCAGCTTGATATTTTTGACTCACTTAAAAAAGGTGATATTCTGATTGGTGTTTTCTTTGATATCATTGGTGCTTTCAATAATGTTAATCATCATATTCTTTCTTGTGAACTCTTTTCTCTCGGTATACCTGAAAAAATTGTAAGttgggtttttaattttttgcatgGTCGCGAAGTATATGtgaagtctaataataaattaataggtCCACGTTTTTCTTATAAAGGTGTGTGTCAGGGTGGTATCCTATCACCTCTGTTGTAtatattgtacatacataaactgaataGCATATTAGGAATACAAGTGAGCAACTTGCAATTTGCTGATGATTTAGTTATATATTTTGCTGGGTCTGATATCCAGCATGTATCATCTGTTATTAACTCTGCTCTtgataaactaaaaaaatattttggttacTTAAATCTTGATATAAGCCCCGAAAAATCAAAAGTTGTGGTTTTTGGTGAGTGTGATTCTGATGTTGACGTTATATACAATAATGTTAGTCTGCCAATTGAAAATGAAGTTAAATTTTTAGGAATAATCTTTACTAAAAATCTTTCCTGGAATAGGTATGTTGAATCTGTGTTGGGTAGAGCATTTCAAGGCTATAACATCTTGAAGTCTTTATCAAGTATTGATCCAAAAATCTTGTTAATGCTGTATAAATCAATAGTGAGAAGTCACTTTGAATATGGTTTTTTGAGTTTTGCTTCTGATCCTAAATTGGTACATAAGTTAGATGTTTTACAAAATCATAATCTGCGATGTATTACAGGAGCAATGAGAACTACTCCAATTAATTCCTTGCAAATAGAATGCAACATTCCACCTCTATCACTCaggtttaagtttttaaagttcaagttcatgataaaattatcttcaATGCCTTCTCatcctttatttaaaaaaattgatttttatCATAGATTGCATTGTCCATCTAATCTCTCTAAAGTACCGTATGTGTTTCACGACTTCTCTAACATGATTGAATACAGGCAACAGCATACAATATATCAAACTAATAATAGTTGGATCTGTTATACTGGACAGTATGAGAGcaatttttacaatattaacatCCTTATTGATACTCACTTAAAATGCAAAGAAGAGGTGTACGAGCAAATAAGTAAATTTCCTTCACACAAGCAGATATACACAGATGGGTCTAAAACTGATAATAGTACTTCTATGGCCATATACATACCTAGTCGAAAATATAGCCAAGGTGTTAAGCTTCCAGAACAGATGAGCATATTTACTGCAGAATGCCTAGCTATTTTTGCTGCACTTCAATTTATTGAACATAATATTCGTGAATCCAAACTTTGGCTTATCTTAACAGACAGTATGAGTAGTCTGCGTGCTCTTCAAAATTGCAAATTTAACTCAAATTCCAACTACGTTTTGCATGATAttaaacaattatattataaattgagCACTCAGAGCGACATCAATATAACTTTAATGTGGATTCCTTCTCACATTGGTGTAGCTGGAAATGAAAATGCCGATACTTTGGCTAGAGcaatttcaaatttttcaaacgACTCAAATGTCAATGCAACAACCAGGAATGTTGCTATACCTCACACTGATTTACTTCCATACTTAAAACATAAATTGATGCTGGACTGGATGCAGAATTGGGAGGAAACTCTCAAAACTAAAGGACAGTGGTAtgccaaaattaataaaataattagtcgCCCGTGGTTCACAAGATCAACATATCTTCATGAGAAAAGATTTTATAGTATCATGTCACGTCTAAGATTTGGACACTGCCGATTTAAATCACATTTATGTAGAATGAACATCATTTCATCACCGAAATGCTCAGCATGTAATACAGATCAAGATCAGACCCTTAATCACATATTTTTTGAATGCCCAGCTTTTAGTATTCAGCGATTGATTCTGGTTGACAGATTattgcatatttatggaacatcaGAAAGCATCCCGCGCGACATTCAAGACGTTTTGGCAAATATTGCAACATACAGGGACTTGTatgcttttataatatcttCTGAAGTGGAGTTATAAAGGGGATTTGTATACTTTTCTTGGATATAAGAAATTTGgatatgtcatttttattacaaaggatttgaattgaaaacatggATTGAACATAATAGAACATGGATTGCACACGGATATTAACATGAAGAAGACGTGGCTTCGGCCTTGAATATTTTAGATAAGACACTTTTATAAAGGACTTGAAATAAAGAACATTGACAAATACTCACACAAGACGTGGCTTCGGCCTTATTAAGATTTGGACAtgacaaaaaatacattagacgacggctgcacggctttgcctttgcctttccccaaagggataaaaaagttaaaaaaaaaaaaaaaaattggtttgCCTCCCTTGTTTTCTGAATACGAtggaattttataaatatttcgtTAGTTACCTTTTCTAGTTTTGTAACATATGAGTTACTATTTGAACATAAAGACAATAAGTTTTACTGTTGCCGCTCTGCAGAGAAGTGAAGTAATACTTTAAACCACAAAGTGAATATCCGCCAGCAAAATGGATCAGATGCTTCCAAGTCCGTACAATATCCCGGGGATCGGGACCCCGTTACATCAACCCGAGGAGGACCAGCAGATTTTACCGAATGCTatgcagcagcagcagcaacaGCAAAGTCAACAACAGCAGCATTCTCTGGCCGCACTAGGCTCCTCGCCACTCGTCGGCTTCGGTTCATCTCTTATGGGCACTCCGCAGCGTTCTATGCACACATATGCTCCGACCGCAAGCTACTCTACTCCCCAACAGATGATGCAGCCGCAAACTCcggtaatttgtttttatattgaaaACTTTGTGAGGTTACTTCTTCCATTTTTAAACTTCCTCCATTTGATTTTACCGTAGTTTTCATATGTGTTTTAAAGTGAGATTCCTTTCTACCTACAATTGTATTTGTTACCTAACAATGATGTTCAAAACTAAACATAACAATTGTTACTATCATGTTTTGTCAAACAAATAGTGTGGAATTTATGAATAATATGTGAATTTAGTTTAATATTgtgtaaattaatttatttctataaactttttaattgtgAGTATACTTTATGCTCATTTTCTTGAATATCCACAGCAAAATCTGATGTCTCCGATGATAACAAGTGGCAGTTTAGCAGGCCAGCAGATGTTGAGTCAAGCTAGTCCAGCTCAACCCATGACCCCAATGACCCCACATTCCGCAGATCCTGGAATCCTTCCACAACTACAGTAAGTATATATCTTTAAAAGGTCTACAAATAAAGTCAAGGAGACTATAATTATCACAAGTATTATTTGGATCCATTTCAAACATATAATACtctgataataatttaattggATAAAATGTTACTTTTTCAGGAATATTGTCTCTACTGTAAATTTAAACTGTAAGTTAGACTTAAAGAAAATTGCACTGCATGCTAGAAATGCAGAATACAATCCGAAACGTTTTGCTGCTGTTATCATGAGGATAAGAGAGCCACGTACCACTGCACTAATATTTTCATCAGGGAAGATGGTCTGCACAGGTGCAAAAAGTGAAGAAGATTCCCGATTAGCTGCTAGAAAATATGCTAGAATCATACAGAAGCTTGGATTCACTGTAAGTGGTAATCATCTTATTATTCCAAATTATTCCTATTTGTattctatttgtttatatatattttcatgagtatttgttttgtttcaggcTAAGTTTTTAGATTTCAAAATCCAGAATATGGTGGGAAGTTGTGATGTCAAATTTCCCATCCGCCTTGAAGGTTTAGTGCTTACTCACGGACAGTTCAGTTCATATGAACCAGAGCTCTTCCCTGGACTCATCTATCGAATGGTTAAACCTAGAATAGTGCTTTTAATTTTCGTATCTGGCAAAGTTGTGCTTACTGGTGCTAAAGTAAGGCAAGAAATCTATGAGGCATTTGATAATATTTATCCAATTTTAAAGAGTTTCAAGAAACAATAGTAGTAATTAATTGTtggtcttttatattttttaagttatttttgtaaGTGATAAAACTAAGATAATTttgtgtacctacctagttttattttattgcatccTTATGTCATttcattgtaataataaattataactaaCTGCATGTAGGTATAACGAGATTATCAAAATTGGGATTCAAAATGCTCATAATTgcttttatttagtaaaaagcagggggatgtaaggggctccaaacgacacctttcggagcccaagccaacctcgcctgcacgcggtacatcctgctattcaacgaaagaggctctggcgacccaccaacacgcactggaccagcgcggtgggcttatggtccaaaccccccccaaCATGACCTCTACACATAAGaaacggcccccagtccccggcagccccgttgtccgtggctacggtagcggctacggtaacggcggggcagggggtgcgaagaatctccgggctggattcggctaccaccaacgacgactgtacctggcaacatataacacgtgcacactgaggaccgacgagaagcttaccgagctggaagaatctatcagcaagttacactgggatgtcatggggttgtctgaagtccgaagaaagggcgaggacacgataactctgggctccggtaacttgctgtacttccgggagggcgagcaactgtccatgggtggtgtcgggtttatcgtccacaagtccctagtcaacaacgtgttgaccatcggtagtgtttcgagcagggtagcgtacctggtactcagaatatcatcgcgatattcgctgactgtcatccaggtatacgctccgacctcgggacaccatgatgacgaagtggagacgatgtatgaggagatttctaaagccatgcatagccataaaagccactacacgattgtgatgggggactttaatgcacagttggggaaacgttgcggtaacgagctgagagtggggcaatttggatttggggtccggaacaccagaggcgggatgcttgcggactttatggagaaggagaacctctatatgatgaactccttcttcaggaagcccgcgacccgcaaatggacctggatgagTCCCAGCggcaggtataaaaatgagatcgattttatcatgtcgacgaaaaagcacatattcaatgatgtctctgtgatcaatgccgttaagacgggaagcgatcaccgcatggtaagaggcacattgaatatcaatatcaagctagaaagatcgcgactgataaaatccacgctccgaccggcgccagcccaaatccaaaaccccgagcgctttcagcttgagcttcaaaaccgcttcgagtaccttgagaactgcgcagacgtggacgatataaacaacctgatggtggatgctgtccgtacggtaggttctaaacactttagaacccgccgtaccaaaacgcagaaactctccgcacacacactcgaactcatggataagagacacgaaatgagactgcaggactcagcggatgtcttacgttatagacaacttaatagacagatctcgaagtctttgacgagcgaccttcgccaatttaatactaaacgtattaaagaggctatagagcggaacaagggctccaaggtgttcgcaaaagatctgtctattgggcaaagtcaactagcgagactgaaaactgaggacggcagaatcatttcgtcgactcccgaaatcctgagggagattgagagtttctatagacagctatattccacgaaaacatcaggcgaaagcatggctcgagaccctcgagccaagcttacccgacactacactgaagatatcccggacgtcagcctgtacgagattaggatggccctcaaacaactcaaaaacaacaaagcggcaggagatgacggaatcacagcagaacttctgagagcgggcggaacgccaatacttaaagtcctccaaaggctcctcaattccgtcatatttcagggcaaaacgccgagggcatggagcggaagcgaggtgatcttgttcttcaagaaaggtgataaagccctactgaagaactacagacctatctcgcttctgagccatgtctacaagttgttttcgagggtcattacgaatcgtctcgcttgcaggtttgacgattcccagcctcccgaacaagccggtttccgaaaaggctttagcaccatagaccacatccatacgctgcggcaggttatacagaagaccgaagagtataatctgccactttgcttggcgtttgtggactatgagaaagcctttgattcgatcgagacctgggcggtgttgcagtctcttcagaggtgccaagtggaccataggtacatcgaagtgctaagggacctctaccaaaatgccactatgtcagttcgagtacagaaccagagctctaatccgatccaactgcagcgaggagtgagacagggagatgtcatctctccgaaactgttcactgctgcattggaggatatttttaagcttctggactggaaaggatttggcatcaacatcaacggcgagtacctgacgcaccttcgatttgccgatgatatagtcctaatggctgagaccctggaagacctgaacaccatgctcgagcatctcagtaacgcatcccaacgagtgggtcttagcatgaacatggcaaagacaaaaattatgtccaacgaccatgtcgcacccactccagttcaggttgggaacgttacactcgaagttgtagaccagtacatttacctaggacaaataatccagttaggtaagtccaacttcgagaaagagatctctcgtcggatccaactcggatgggcagcgttcgggaagctgcggaatatcttctcgtccaaaatacctcagtgtctcaagacgaaagtctttgaccagtgcgtgttgccagtgatgacctacggcagtgagacgtggccgcttactatgggtctcgtgaggaggctcggtgtcgctcagcgggcaatggagagagctatgctcggtatttccctgctcgatcgaatcagaaatgaggagatccgcaggagaactaaagtcaccgacatagctcgaagaattgcaaagctgaagtggcagtgggcaggacacatagcgaggagaaccgatggccgatggggcggaaaggttctggagtggcgaccacgtgtcggacgacgctcagtgggtaggcccgctacaaggtggaccgacgatctggtgaaggtcgcgggaagccgctggatgcgggcagcgcaggaccgatcgtcgtggagatccttgggggaggcctatgcccagcagtgggcgtcatacggctgatgatgatgagtaaaaaGCGCGCTCGTGCACTTAATAAATGTGTTTGCAATTTATGTCTCCTTTTATAAAACATGTCTTGGCGATACCGTGGGAATTGTGGGACAGTTTGTCGTACGTATGTGTTTAGGTATTTGAATTTGGCGATTTAAGCTATAAAGATAACATGTTTTCAGTTGCCAATAAGTTTATGTGCTTACACATTCATAACCGATATCGTTTCGCGATACGATAGTTTAGTATTCGTAAGACGTGGATGTACGGATTAAAGATCTTTGCCTCTCCAttggaaattattataataaataatgacattCCATTCGTTCCAATTGATTCATTCTgtattcgcgagtgttattatattggagtattcaataaacaaagtgtatctgcttattttcgcttcgtgtcaggaagccgcttcataactcaaaagtttatgcggacttttgagttaattcgtttggggttcggagtaggagtctactccgagggtgggggcttaggtttcatcatcatcacctttcatcatttcattaatcatcaagaaaaaaaatacgtcagacatggctgtatgggcatagttccctttgccttacccttcggggaaaaccaaaccaaaaaaaaaaaaaattgattcatTCTGTTCTttgtggcttttcggcgggaaacgggaacgggacagttgctttcttcattgagtaatctaaataattaatacgaagtggtgttttgtggttaatgatcgcattaagttagtcagaagacattcgcgagtgttattatattggagtattcaataaacaaagtgtatctgcctattttcgcttcgtgccgggaagccgcttcataactcaaaagtttatgcggacttttgagttaattcgtttggggttcggagtaggagtctactccgagggtgggggcttaggtttcatcattatcacctttcatcatttcattaatcatcaagaaaaaaaatacgtaagacatggctgtatgggcatagttccctttgccttacccttcggggaaaaacaaaacaaaaa is drawn from Pectinophora gossypiella chromosome 7, ilPecGoss1.1, whole genome shotgun sequence and contains these coding sequences:
- the LOC126368584 gene encoding TATA-box-binding protein — protein: MDQMLPSPYNIPGIGTPLHQPEEDQQILPNAMQQQQQQQSQQQQHSLAALGSSPLVGFGSSLMGTPQRSMHTYAPTASYSTPQQMMQPQTPQNLMSPMITSGSLAGQQMLSQASPAQPMTPMTPHSADPGILPQLQNIVSTVNLNCKLDLKKIALHARNAEYNPKRFAAVIMRIREPRTTALIFSSGKMVCTGAKSEEDSRLAARKYARIIQKLGFTAKFLDFKIQNMVGSCDVKFPIRLEGLVLTHGQFSSYEPELFPGLIYRMVKPRIVLLIFVSGKVVLTGAKVRQEIYEAFDNIYPILKSFKKQ